The Petropleomorpha daqingensis genome includes a window with the following:
- a CDS encoding sigma-70 family RNA polymerase sigma factor — MTTLTALKLELQDLAERTGRIPTAGEVQALLRRHGLGSAVLSDLLGASGMGTGAAVPRADGPRPERNGPEPKPARGLASQPINAWSTNALPRNSDEGPPGNGTDHSVVSEVINVDASTSAEITADDENWNDEDPFSSGSLAPSPPRLIRDSAVARVAADLQDDYKRSGALTMVDVTTLAQRRGLSSDDIEDVLLSLAEADVELSEERIEAGYDGSGDLDGGRVRRQIASIERDQLGAYLAAASRIPLLTAEQEVRLGRAIRAGQEALQALDADVAASTLPRSRSRRAAIIEAGRQAHRDLVSANLRLVVSIAKLPRYAHCGVELPDRIQDGNAGLMRAADKYDAELGYKFSTYATWWIRQHIDRGVGDRGRAIRLPIHVHEQVKKVRAAKARLEGQLERPVTLGELSSDLGMEAGRVAAVLTWSEPVLSYDTLIGDKETTSLLDLISGDTADVSCVDPATVILSRQLESDVARVLAAVLTPREVEVLKRRYGLDGRDVSTLDDIGDDFGITRERIRQIQVKAMEVLQADPRVDSLYEYLVDHTLRDAVASPLEPRETPPPKRRSTPDHRRKAAEGLHV; from the coding sequence ATGACCACCCTGACGGCTCTGAAGCTTGAACTTCAGGACTTGGCTGAGAGGACGGGGCGTATCCCGACTGCTGGCGAGGTGCAGGCGTTGCTGCGACGTCACGGGTTGGGCAGCGCAGTGCTGAGCGATCTGCTGGGAGCCTCCGGCATGGGCACGGGGGCAGCGGTGCCGCGAGCGGACGGACCGCGTCCGGAGCGCAATGGGCCCGAGCCCAAGCCAGCCCGAGGACTCGCAAGCCAGCCCATCAACGCATGGTCGACCAATGCGTTGCCCAGAAACTCCGACGAGGGACCGCCGGGGAACGGCACGGACCACTCAGTGGTCTCGGAGGTGATCAACGTCGATGCGTCCACGTCGGCCGAGATCACGGCTGATGATGAGAACTGGAACGACGAAGATCCTTTCTCATCGGGATCTTTGGCGCCTTCTCCGCCACGCCTGATTCGTGATTCTGCGGTGGCCCGCGTCGCGGCCGATCTCCAGGACGACTACAAACGGTCCGGCGCGCTGACCATGGTCGATGTGACAACGCTAGCCCAGCGGCGGGGCTTGTCGAGCGACGACATCGAAGACGTACTGCTATCACTGGCCGAAGCCGATGTTGAGCTGAGCGAGGAGAGGATTGAAGCCGGCTACGACGGATCCGGCGACCTCGACGGGGGCCGCGTCCGCCGCCAGATCGCTTCGATCGAGCGCGACCAGTTGGGCGCCTACTTGGCCGCGGCGTCGCGCATTCCTCTGCTTACTGCAGAGCAGGAAGTGCGCCTGGGACGGGCGATCCGTGCGGGGCAAGAGGCACTCCAAGCACTGGACGCCGACGTCGCCGCCTCGACCCTGCCTAGGTCACGATCCCGGCGCGCGGCGATCATCGAAGCCGGGCGCCAGGCTCACAGAGATCTGGTGAGCGCCAATCTCAGGCTCGTCGTCAGCATCGCGAAACTGCCTCGCTACGCACACTGCGGAGTCGAGCTGCCTGACCGGATCCAAGATGGCAACGCAGGTTTGATGCGGGCGGCAGACAAGTATGACGCCGAGCTGGGATACAAGTTCTCGACCTATGCGACATGGTGGATCCGGCAGCACATCGATCGAGGGGTCGGGGATCGCGGTCGGGCCATTCGCCTGCCGATCCATGTTCACGAGCAGGTGAAGAAGGTCCGGGCGGCGAAGGCGCGCCTCGAGGGGCAGTTGGAACGTCCCGTGACTCTCGGCGAACTGTCCTCCGACCTCGGAATGGAGGCAGGACGGGTCGCCGCTGTCCTGACTTGGTCCGAGCCCGTACTCAGCTACGACACCCTGATCGGCGACAAAGAGACCACCTCGCTACTGGACCTCATCAGTGGCGACACCGCGGACGTCTCGTGCGTCGACCCCGCCACCGTCATCCTGAGCCGTCAGCTCGAGAGCGACGTAGCGCGCGTGCTCGCCGCCGTACTCACCCCCCGTGAGGTCGAGGTGCTCAAGCGGCGGTACGGGCTCGACGGGCGAGACGTCTCGACCCTTGACGACATAGGCGACGACTTCGGTATCACTCGCGAACGCATCCGCCAGATCCAGGTCAAGGCCATGGAGGTGCTACAGGCCGATCCCCGCGTCGACAGCCTGTACGAGTACCTCGTAGATCACACGCTCAGAGACGCCGTGGCATCCCCTCTAGAACCGCGCGAGACACCTCCGCCCAAGCGTCGTTCAACGCCAGACCACCGCAGGAAGGCAGCTGAAGGTCTCCATGTCTGA
- a CDS encoding NrtR DNA-binding winged helix domain-containing protein, which translates to MYRDSSGKTPEDYPRPSVAVDTAVLTVGPTGTLDVLLVQRDDPGSGPAWGLPGTFLHPGERLRDAVLRSLDEKAGLRGTRPRQLHVFDDPKRDERGWVLSVAHVVVLPWTTIEPVLADLQDDVLRPVAEATGLPFDHDSIVRRAVGRIRARYRRRPDPEGLLADPFTMRELRLLHSAVAGEELKPDAFRRLMEPQLRDTGRMQRAVGRPAMLYERTSSRSGV; encoded by the coding sequence ATGTACCGCGACTCCTCGGGGAAGACTCCCGAGGACTATCCCCGTCCGTCGGTTGCGGTTGACACCGCCGTCCTCACCGTCGGGCCGACCGGCACGCTCGATGTCCTGCTGGTCCAGCGCGACGACCCGGGCAGTGGTCCGGCCTGGGGGCTGCCCGGCACGTTCCTGCACCCGGGGGAGCGGTTGAGGGACGCCGTGCTCCGGTCGCTCGACGAGAAGGCCGGCCTGCGCGGCACCCGGCCTCGGCAACTGCACGTCTTCGACGACCCGAAGCGCGACGAGCGCGGCTGGGTCCTCTCCGTCGCCCACGTCGTCGTGCTTCCGTGGACGACGATCGAGCCGGTCCTCGCCGATCTTCAGGATGACGTGCTGCGGCCGGTCGCCGAGGCCACCGGCCTGCCCTTCGACCACGACAGCATCGTGCGGCGGGCGGTGGGTAGGATCCGGGCGCGGTACCGCCGGCGGCCGGATCCCGAGGGTCTGCTTGCCGACCCGTTCACGATGCGGGAGCTCCGGCTGCTTCATTCCGCGGTGGCGGGCGAAGAGCTCAAGCCCGATGCCTTCCGCCGGCTCATGGAGCCGCAGCTGCGCGACACCGGCAGGATGCAGCGCGCCGTCGGACGCCCAGCGATGCTGTACGAGCGGACGTCTTCGCGCTCAGGCGTCTGA
- a CDS encoding DUF4253 domain-containing protein, with the protein MALAAGRPVVARGHDGERSPAVLWVTDAAMPDATSVWSVLADQFPRTGLWPLLVQGLYDGSGRPWDNGEFQPASEEEIAAVDVRQVLEESWHDSLVPINDPWAPGTGPLAPFHPTFPGLAPMQQGPPVETFAPATGSSRIGLVSCRRPADAIGVVGWEGAINKWQRAAEVSAVLRSWEDRFGAIVVGLGFATITLLVTRPPETDDDALRVAAEVAALCPDALWQPEALMPDPPRDATLESMSRLLVRDTLWRLWFD; encoded by the coding sequence GTGGCGCTCGCTGCCGGGCGGCCGGTCGTCGCCCGCGGGCACGACGGCGAGCGGTCTCCCGCCGTCCTGTGGGTGACCGATGCAGCGATGCCCGACGCGACCTCGGTCTGGTCGGTGCTGGCGGATCAATTTCCGCGGACCGGCCTGTGGCCGCTCCTGGTGCAGGGCTTGTACGACGGTTCCGGCCGGCCATGGGACAACGGCGAATTCCAGCCCGCGTCCGAGGAGGAGATCGCGGCGGTCGACGTCCGCCAGGTGCTCGAGGAGAGCTGGCACGACAGTCTGGTGCCGATCAACGACCCGTGGGCACCCGGCACCGGACCGCTCGCGCCTTTTCACCCCACGTTCCCCGGTCTCGCGCCGATGCAGCAGGGACCACCGGTGGAGACCTTCGCGCCGGCGACGGGCAGCTCGCGGATCGGGCTCGTGAGCTGCCGACGCCCGGCCGATGCCATCGGCGTCGTGGGCTGGGAGGGCGCGATCAACAAGTGGCAACGGGCGGCGGAGGTCTCCGCGGTGCTCCGGTCCTGGGAGGACCGATTCGGCGCGATCGTGGTCGGCCTCGGGTTCGCCACCATCACGCTGCTGGTGACCCGGCCGCCGGAGACGGACGACGACGCGCTGCGGGTCGCCGCCGAGGTCGCCGCGCTGTGCCCGGATGCGCTCTGGCAGCCAGAGGCGCTCATGCCGGATCCACCGCGGGACGCGACCCTGGAGTCGATGAGCCGGCTCCTCGTGCGGGATACGCTCTGGCGTCTCTGGTTCGACTGA
- a CDS encoding ketopantoate reductase family protein: MDNVAVLGPGGVGGLLGALLARSGAMVTCVAGPSTVAVLDEQGIRVESGEFGDFTVPVRAVERLADPVDVVLVAVKATQLDEALDRLPADVVGSALVVPLLNGVEHVDLLRPRYPDATVVPATVRVESTRIAPGVVHHGSPFLAVELAEDGGTSAAVRRFGADLEKAGVAVKVSDDAATVMWSKLTFLTALALLTTSAQQTAGEVREHRRDDLVAMVGEIAAVAQAQGATVEADDVVAFFDGIPAGMRSSMQRDAEADNRLELDAIGGAVVRAAGRHGIPVPVTDHYVDELRNRYRS; the protein is encoded by the coding sequence ATGGACAACGTCGCGGTGCTCGGCCCGGGAGGCGTCGGCGGGTTGCTGGGCGCACTGCTCGCCCGGTCAGGCGCGATGGTCACCTGCGTGGCCGGTCCGTCGACCGTCGCGGTGCTGGATGAGCAGGGCATCCGCGTCGAGAGTGGCGAGTTCGGCGACTTCACCGTGCCGGTCCGTGCCGTCGAGCGGCTCGCCGACCCGGTCGACGTCGTCCTGGTGGCGGTCAAGGCCACCCAGCTGGACGAGGCCCTCGACCGGCTGCCGGCCGACGTCGTCGGGAGTGCGCTGGTTGTGCCGCTGCTGAACGGCGTCGAGCACGTCGACCTCCTGCGCCCGCGCTACCCCGACGCCACCGTCGTGCCCGCCACCGTGCGCGTCGAGTCGACGCGCATCGCGCCGGGCGTCGTCCACCACGGCAGCCCGTTTCTCGCCGTCGAACTGGCCGAGGACGGCGGCACGTCCGCTGCGGTCCGCCGGTTCGGCGCCGACCTCGAAAAGGCCGGTGTGGCGGTCAAGGTCAGCGACGACGCGGCCACGGTCATGTGGAGCAAGCTGACCTTCCTGACCGCGCTGGCTCTGCTCACAACCTCAGCGCAGCAGACGGCCGGCGAGGTCCGCGAGCACCGGCGGGACGACCTCGTCGCCATGGTCGGCGAGATCGCCGCAGTCGCCCAGGCCCAAGGCGCCACGGTCGAGGCGGACGACGTCGTCGCCTTCTTCGACGGCATCCCGGCCGGCATGCGCTCCTCGATGCAGCGTGACGCCGAGGCCGACAACCGATTGGAGCTCGACGCCATCGGGGGAGCGGTCGTGCGCGCGGCCGGGCGGCACGGCATCCCGGTGCCGGTCACCGACCACTACGTCGACGAGCTGCGCAACCGTTATCGGTCCTGA
- a CDS encoding nuclease-related domain-containing DEAD/DEAH box helicase, giving the protein MTARLYPEEPEFEAAAERAVVEALRHQLPDDAVLFVNQRFTDWRGDREADVILAWPGVGVAVVEVKGGSVSLRDGRWWQTGAKSKSIDPVKQARLCKYMLRNYLAQHPRWSRGPLRSEHFVALPTTVLPEGFTAPDAPRWLVLDKTDMHESAGRIAAVLRAVDDQPDPPTQEDVDLLVDCLAGQLIPQRDLVSGLAERELTCEALTKDQAKVLDLLRNQHRVEIRGGAGSGKTWLAIEKARRLAAEGKRVALMCYSRGLAEFLSRRVQQLPPAQRPAYVGTFHNLGIGWGVLPGSDDDSDYWENFLPTEMVSLAAALPLSERFDAVVIDEAQDFAESWWPAVLAALRNPDEDSLYVFADEGQRVFARQGRPTVDLVAIDLDENLRNTKQIAGTFSSLAPSQMRMRGGNGVPVRFVQCSTQDAVGVADDEAVALLDEGWPPDAVALLTTGSRHPEQSSRQQAGQEAYWASFWDDDDLFYGHVLGFKGLERPAVVLAVNGFRDEERAKEMLYVGLSRARDLLVVCGDLEVIRRVGGEAVVRRLVGSAAA; this is encoded by the coding sequence GTGACCGCGCGGCTGTACCCGGAAGAGCCGGAGTTCGAGGCTGCCGCTGAGCGCGCCGTCGTCGAGGCGCTGCGCCACCAGCTGCCCGACGACGCCGTCCTCTTCGTGAACCAGCGGTTCACCGACTGGAGGGGCGACCGGGAGGCCGACGTCATCCTGGCTTGGCCCGGTGTCGGCGTCGCCGTCGTCGAGGTCAAGGGCGGCAGCGTCTCGCTGCGCGACGGACGGTGGTGGCAGACCGGCGCCAAGAGCAAGTCGATCGACCCGGTGAAGCAGGCGCGGCTCTGCAAGTACATGCTGCGCAACTACCTGGCTCAGCACCCGCGCTGGTCGCGCGGCCCCCTCCGGTCCGAGCACTTCGTCGCGCTGCCCACCACCGTCCTGCCCGAGGGCTTCACCGCCCCCGACGCGCCGCGCTGGCTGGTCCTCGACAAGACCGACATGCACGAGTCCGCCGGGCGCATCGCCGCCGTGCTGCGCGCGGTCGACGACCAGCCGGATCCGCCGACGCAGGAGGACGTCGACCTGCTCGTCGACTGCCTCGCCGGGCAGCTCATCCCGCAGCGGGACCTGGTGTCCGGGCTGGCCGAGCGTGAGCTCACGTGCGAGGCGCTCACCAAGGACCAGGCCAAGGTGCTGGACCTGCTGCGCAACCAGCACCGAGTGGAGATCCGCGGCGGCGCCGGCTCCGGCAAGACCTGGTTGGCGATCGAGAAGGCCCGACGCCTCGCCGCCGAAGGCAAGCGGGTCGCCCTCATGTGCTACTCCCGCGGCCTCGCCGAGTTCCTCTCCCGGCGGGTGCAGCAGCTTCCACCGGCGCAGCGACCGGCGTACGTCGGCACGTTCCACAACCTGGGCATCGGCTGGGGTGTGCTGCCCGGAAGCGACGACGACAGCGACTACTGGGAGAACTTCCTCCCGACCGAGATGGTCTCGCTGGCGGCTGCTCTTCCTCTGTCCGAGCGGTTCGACGCCGTCGTCATCGACGAGGCGCAGGACTTCGCCGAGAGCTGGTGGCCCGCCGTCCTGGCCGCGCTCCGGAACCCTGACGAGGACTCTCTGTACGTCTTCGCCGACGAGGGGCAGCGCGTGTTCGCCCGGCAGGGGCGTCCCACCGTGGACCTCGTGGCCATCGACCTCGACGAGAACCTGCGGAACACCAAGCAGATCGCCGGCACCTTCAGCAGCCTCGCGCCGTCGCAGATGAGGATGCGCGGCGGCAACGGGGTTCCCGTGCGGTTCGTCCAGTGCTCGACGCAGGACGCGGTGGGTGTCGCCGACGACGAGGCCGTTGCGCTGCTCGACGAGGGATGGCCGCCCGACGCCGTCGCCCTTCTCACCACGGGCAGCCGCCACCCCGAGCAGTCGTCTCGGCAGCAGGCCGGCCAAGAGGCGTACTGGGCCTCGTTCTGGGACGACGACGACCTCTTCTACGGCCACGTGCTGGGGTTCAAGGGCCTCGAGCGGCCGGCCGTCGTCCTGGCCGTCAACGGCTTCCGTGACGAGGAACGGGCGAAGGAGATGCTCTACGTCGGCCTGTCCCGTGCCCGCGACCTGCTCGTCGTTTGCGGCGATCTCGAGGTGATCCGCCGCGTCGGTGGTGAGGCCGTCGTGCGACGTCTGGTCGGATCGGCAGCAGCGTGA
- a CDS encoding HD domain-containing protein — translation MATTAPTLEARTALGAGALGKRFADALDFAFERHRLQVRKGSRVPYLSRLMSVCALAIENGGRENQAIAALLHDAVEDAATGQGRTFCARSATCSAATSARWSRRAATR, via the coding sequence ATGGCCACGACTGCACCCACCCTCGAAGCTCGCACCGCTCTTGGCGCCGGAGCGCTCGGCAAGCGCTTCGCCGATGCACTGGACTTCGCCTTCGAGCGCCACCGCTTACAGGTCCGCAAGGGATCGCGGGTGCCGTACCTCTCGCGCCTGATGAGCGTTTGCGCGCTCGCGATCGAAAACGGTGGCCGCGAGAACCAGGCGATCGCCGCCCTGCTGCACGATGCGGTGGAGGACGCCGCCACGGGCCAGGGCCGGACGTTCTGCGCGCGATCGGCGACGTGTTCGGCGGCGACGTCCGCGCGATGGTCGAGGCGTGCAGCGACTCGCTGA
- a CDS encoding HNH endonuclease signature motif containing protein has protein sequence MGELASTLDALAVDDLPAMFGPQLLERLGELLKAENRLAAEVARTVRQCEVAGAPEFDGKKTMASWLRGHARFSAHAAAELVATGRAMEQLPAVAAAFADGAVTAAQAGVIAWIARPEELARADAQDVDLAAVDQAMATVATTQSHEQLVAVVRHYRQALDPDGAEPDPTEGRRLSLIKHADGALGIRGELDAVGGEKLQAALEAILQAGRGKGDTRTRAQQLADSLVQLTDNALASGVLPINRTVRPHVVITVDGDDLADPDHHMGAAATGFGDLLSAATARGLACDAQITRLVIDPDGLPLDVGRTQRVVPPHLRRAVEHRDKNCVFAGCVAPHYWCDVHHLLEWILGGATSLENSALLCERHHTKVHHGFRVERDPGGRWRTWRPDGTEIVLN, from the coding sequence GTGGGAGAGCTGGCCTCGACCCTCGATGCCCTCGCCGTCGACGACCTGCCCGCGATGTTCGGCCCGCAGCTGCTGGAGCGGCTGGGTGAACTGCTGAAGGCTGAGAACCGGCTCGCCGCCGAGGTGGCCCGCACGGTGCGGCAGTGCGAGGTCGCCGGTGCGCCCGAGTTCGACGGCAAGAAGACCATGGCCTCGTGGCTGCGCGGGCACGCGCGGTTCTCAGCGCACGCCGCGGCGGAGCTGGTGGCCACCGGGCGGGCGATGGAGCAGCTGCCCGCGGTGGCAGCAGCGTTCGCCGACGGTGCCGTGACCGCGGCGCAGGCAGGGGTGATCGCCTGGATCGCCCGACCCGAGGAGCTGGCCAGAGCCGACGCCCAGGACGTCGACCTGGCCGCGGTCGACCAGGCGATGGCCACCGTCGCCACCACCCAGTCGCACGAGCAGCTCGTGGCCGTGGTGCGGCACTACCGGCAGGCGCTAGACCCCGACGGAGCCGAACCCGACCCCACCGAGGGCCGCCGGCTATCGCTGATCAAGCACGCCGACGGGGCACTAGGCATCCGCGGCGAGCTCGACGCGGTCGGCGGCGAGAAGCTGCAAGCCGCACTCGAAGCGATCCTGCAGGCCGGCCGCGGCAAGGGCGACACGCGCACGCGCGCCCAGCAGTTGGCCGACTCGCTCGTGCAGCTGACCGACAACGCCCTGGCCTCGGGTGTGCTGCCGATCAACCGCACGGTCAGGCCGCATGTGGTCATCACCGTCGACGGCGACGACCTGGCCGACCCGGACCACCACATGGGCGCGGCGGCCACCGGATTCGGTGACCTGCTGTCGGCCGCGACGGCCCGCGGGTTGGCCTGCGACGCGCAGATCACCCGACTCGTGATCGATCCCGACGGCCTCCCGCTGGACGTCGGGCGCACCCAACGCGTCGTGCCCCCGCACCTGCGCCGGGCAGTGGAGCACCGGGACAAGAACTGCGTGTTCGCCGGCTGTGTGGCCCCGCACTACTGGTGCGACGTTCATCATCTGCTCGAATGGATCTTGGGCGGCGCAACCTCCCTGGAGAACTCCGCGCTGCTGTGTGAACGGCACCACACGAAGGTCCACCATGGGTTCCGGGTCGAACGAGATCCGGGCGGGCGCTGGCGAACGTGGCGACCAGACGGAACCGAGATCGTTCTCAACTGA
- a CDS encoding HAD domain-containing protein → MPSGDRPILLLDVDGVLNALKRTLPEGWKQGTFHGFVLSWDPTITARLRRLHESGRVEIQWLTTWTTDADQLLAEPMGLPRGLKVHDREEVAPTGYSWTAGGLSGWWKLAAAIAVVEADPDRRIIWIDDDLAEQGEDTDEWLAANPHVLVIAPDLLEGLTHEQLDSIEAWL, encoded by the coding sequence ATGCCGTCCGGGGACAGGCCCATCCTGCTGCTCGACGTGGACGGCGTGCTGAACGCGTTGAAGCGCACGCTGCCGGAGGGCTGGAAGCAGGGCACGTTCCACGGCTTCGTGCTGTCGTGGGACCCCACGATCACCGCACGGCTGCGCCGGCTGCACGAGTCGGGTCGAGTGGAGATCCAGTGGCTCACCACCTGGACGACGGACGCCGACCAGCTGCTCGCCGAGCCGATGGGCCTGCCACGCGGGCTGAAGGTGCACGATCGCGAGGAGGTAGCGCCGACCGGCTACTCCTGGACGGCCGGCGGCTTGTCGGGCTGGTGGAAGCTCGCCGCGGCCATTGCGGTGGTCGAGGCGGACCCGGACCGCCGCATCATCTGGATCGACGACGACCTCGCGGAGCAAGGCGAGGACACCGACGAGTGGCTCGCCGCCAATCCGCACGTCCTGGTGATCGCGCCCGACCTGCTCGAGGGCCTCACCCACGAGCAACTCGATTCGATCGAGGCGTGGCTTTAG